A window of Pomacea canaliculata isolate SZHN2017 linkage group LG3, ASM307304v1, whole genome shotgun sequence contains these coding sequences:
- the LOC112559335 gene encoding uncharacterized protein LOC112559335: MFTITFTLLVATTLHVLVAPSTACYRECSSAFNQKILELVPVTDTAIIREKSCEAMGQQIVCLKTRLGTPGACDDPSTQTVNSILTFIEPDYESSCRNATANTTGQSLSPQQLVLKCGQMGKECYDDFNNTFTPAVTKLNVTALCASLDQYTLCAERMMTDCGQYMAGPITSIRSLQRKYSAMCSTANNVGGEVMSDCVNQTMQCYLNFNSSFVPAASLHSLTGICGSIEDYSKCLNGVHNITACQHFTNQALTGLATMQRQYTVVCGADRGETSQKCMVEFQSCYRTFNNTFLSALQTPGGASLVCKSVEDYGQCVDRVEPACSQQKVEVVRTAKLLRQMYSAQCDKKLQQLMACLPLRVCLNTFVGGSFLMTSPSPLCSRFSTFFPCVESSLQLCNIPHHETGVDFPALGKLTGSFCQNLLGNTRLSMCPEFHTCTENIIASRSLIDFSVVFNGTTWCDYMDMALGCVVKAVSGELMGNCMLSNDQQIKSHLTTLQKSKLDVCENKVSPALSGSSGANNNAHGGEEHARLDSASRAAGYTSAAVKMAAMATLISFFVQRLL; the protein is encoded by the exons ATGTTCACCATCACCTTTACCCTTCTTG TTGCGACCACACTGCACGTGTTGGTGGCGCCCTCCACAGCATGTTACCGTGAATGCTCGTCTGCCTTCAACCAGAAAATCTTGGAGCTTGTTCCGGTTACAGACACTGCCATTATCAGGGAAAAATCTTGCGA GGCGATGGGGCAGCAGATAGTCTGTCTGAAAACTCGCCTCGGGACCCCAGGCGCTTGCGACGACCCGAGTACGCAAACTGTGAACAGCATCCTCACCTTCATCGAACCAGATTATGAGAGCTCTTGCCGCAATGCAACCGCTA ACACCACGGGGCAAAGCCTGTCGCCGCAGCAGCTGGTGTTGAAGTGCGGACAGATGGGCAAAGAGTGCTACGACGATTTCAACAACACCTTCACCCCGGCCGTTACGAAACTCAACGTCACTGCTTTGTGCGC GTCCCTGGACCAGTACACACTGTGCGCCGAGCGAATGATGACGGACTGTGGACAGTACATGGCGGGTCCCATCACGTCCATTCGGTCCTTGCAAAGGAAGTACAGCGCCATGTGTTCCACTG CTAATAACGTTGGGGGCGAGGTGATGTCCGACTGTGTGAACCAGACCATGCAGTGCTACCTCAACTTTAACAGTAGCTTTGTACCTGCTGCGTCCCTGCACAGTCTGACTGGCATCTGTGG CTCAATCGAGGACTACTCCAAGTGTTTGAATGGCGTCCACAATATAACAGCTTGCCAGCACTTCACCAACCAGGCTCTAACAGGCCTCGCCACAATGCAGCGTCAGTATACTGTGGTCTGCGGAGCGG ACCGTGGGGAGACATCCCAGAAATGCATGGTAGAGTTTCAGAGCTGCTACAGAACTTTCAATAACACTTTCCTCTCCGCCTTGCAGACACCCGGAGGAGCTAGTTTAGTTTGCAA GTCTGTGGAGGACTACGGACAGTGCGTGGACAGGGTGGAACCCGCCTGCAGTCAGCAGAAGGTGGAGGTGGTCAGGACAGCGAAGCTTCTGAGGCAGATGTACTCGGCACAGTGTGACAAGA AGCTCCAGCAGCTTATGGCATGTTTGCCCCTGAGAGTGTGCCTGAACACGTTCGTTGGCGGATCGTTCCTCATGACGTCACCCTCACCTCTGTGCTC GAGGTTCTCCACATTTTTCCCGTGCGTGGAGTCGAGCCTGCAGCTGTGCAACATCCCACATCACGAAACGGGCGTGGACTTCCCGGCGCTGGGCAAGCTGACAGGCAGCTTTTGTCAGAACC TGTTGGGCAACACCCGCTTGTCGATGTGCCCTGAATTCCACACCTGCACGGAGAACATCATCGCCTCCCGCTCACTCATTGACTTCAGTGTCGTCTTCAATGGTACAACCTGGTGCGA TTACATGGACATGGCGCTGGGGTGTGTCGTGAAGGCAGTGAGTGGGGAGCTGATGGGGAACTGTATGCTGTCCAACGACCAACAGATAAAAAGCCATCTGACAACGCTGCAGAAGTCCAAGCTGGACGTCTGTGAAAATAAAG